From a region of the Pseudomonadota bacterium genome:
- the secA gene encoding preprotein translocase subunit SecA, giving the protein MMANILTSVFGSANQRLLKRYGKVVKKTNALESEFEQMTDERLRAKTEEFRERLEGGAELDSLIPEAFAAVREAARRTLGLRHYDVQLIGGMTLHEGKIAEMRTGEGKTLVATLAAYLNALPGKGVHVVTVNEYLAGRDAEWMGPIYRFLGLEVSAIRSGQDPVAKREAYSADITYGTNNEFGFDYLRDNLAFRIEDKVQRDLAFSIVDEVDSILIDEARTPLIISGPADGGTELYARVNGLVPRLKRQADEEGEGDFWVDEKAKQVHLSEDGLVKVEELLVQAKLLDAGESLYAPANIGLLHHLTAGLRAHSIYQRDVEYIVKDGQVVIVDEFTGRTMPGRRWGDGLHQAIEAKEGLRVNQENQTLASITFQNYFRMYDKLSGMTGTADTEAFEFQQIYGLEVAVIPTNRDMVRKDEADLVFLNEEDKFISIVEDIKDCHERGQPVLVGTTSIDNSERLAAVLRKEKIPHEVLNAKQHEREATIVAQAGRPGAITIATNMAGRGTDIVLGGNLDSELSEIAEDDAQAREAAKKDWEGRHSKVLEAGGLHIIGTERHESRRIDNQLRGRSGRQGDPGSSRFFLSMEDSLMRIFGNPERTQGLLKTVGMKPGEAIESKMLSGQIERAQRKVEAHNFDMRKALLEYDDVANEQRKVVYSQRGELMSAEEIEDAVHGIREEVVNREIDNFIPRGSVEEQWDISGLAHMLESDFGAKLELQQWLDTDDDLNEDGLRAKILQSLDDRYAEKVERYGAEIVRRVEATVMLGILDQYWKEHLAAMDYLRQGIGLRSYAQKNPKQEYKREAFEMFSDMLERVKTEVTKRLCMFELRTEADPQTLERQREAAAKAQLAQARAAQEAAPGTGPAAPGQAPSPARAAGGGGGPAPAAAAASPVMRSERKVGRNEPCPCGSGKKFKQCHGKLS; this is encoded by the coding sequence ATCATGGCAAATATTCTCACCAGCGTCTTCGGTAGCGCCAACCAACGCCTGCTCAAGCGCTATGGCAAAGTGGTCAAGAAGACCAACGCGCTCGAGTCCGAATTCGAGCAGATGACAGATGAGCGCCTGCGCGCCAAGACGGAGGAGTTCCGCGAGCGCCTGGAGGGCGGTGCGGAGCTCGACTCGCTGATTCCCGAGGCCTTCGCTGCCGTGCGCGAGGCGGCTCGGCGCACGCTCGGCCTGCGCCACTACGATGTGCAGCTGATCGGCGGCATGACCTTGCACGAGGGCAAGATCGCCGAGATGCGCACCGGTGAGGGTAAGACCCTGGTCGCCACCTTGGCCGCCTACCTCAACGCCTTGCCGGGCAAGGGCGTGCACGTCGTCACCGTCAACGAATACCTGGCCGGCCGTGACGCCGAGTGGATGGGCCCGATCTATCGCTTCCTGGGGTTGGAAGTGTCCGCCATCCGTTCAGGCCAGGACCCCGTCGCCAAGCGTGAGGCCTACTCGGCCGACATCACCTACGGCACCAACAACGAATTCGGTTTCGACTACCTGCGCGACAATCTGGCCTTCCGCATCGAGGACAAGGTGCAGCGCGACCTGGCCTTCTCGATCGTCGACGAGGTGGACTCGATCCTTATCGATGAGGCGCGTACGCCTCTGATCATCTCCGGCCCTGCCGATGGCGGCACGGAGCTGTACGCACGCGTCAACGGTCTCGTGCCGCGCCTGAAGCGTCAGGCGGACGAGGAAGGCGAAGGCGACTTCTGGGTCGACGAGAAGGCCAAGCAGGTGCACCTCTCCGAGGACGGCTTGGTCAAGGTGGAGGAGCTGCTGGTCCAGGCCAAGCTGCTCGATGCGGGGGAGAGCCTGTACGCGCCGGCGAACATCGGGCTGCTCCACCACCTCACCGCGGGCCTGCGCGCCCACTCCATCTACCAGCGCGACGTGGAGTACATCGTCAAGGACGGTCAGGTGGTGATCGTCGACGAGTTCACCGGACGCACGATGCCGGGTCGTCGCTGGGGCGATGGCTTGCACCAGGCGATCGAGGCGAAGGAAGGCCTGCGGGTCAACCAGGAAAACCAGACCCTCGCGTCCATCACCTTCCAGAACTACTTCCGCATGTACGACAAGCTCTCGGGCATGACCGGGACGGCGGACACGGAAGCCTTCGAGTTCCAGCAGATCTACGGCCTGGAAGTGGCCGTGATCCCGACCAACCGCGACATGGTACGCAAGGACGAGGCGGATCTCGTCTTCCTCAACGAGGAAGATAAGTTCATCTCGATCGTTGAGGACATCAAGGACTGCCATGAGCGCGGTCAACCGGTGTTGGTCGGTACCACGTCTATCGACAACTCCGAGCGTCTTGCTGCAGTACTGCGCAAGGAGAAGATTCCCCACGAAGTGCTGAACGCCAAGCAGCACGAGCGCGAGGCGACGATCGTGGCTCAGGCCGGTCGCCCTGGCGCGATCACCATCGCCACCAACATGGCCGGTCGCGGTACCGACATCGTGTTGGGTGGCAATCTCGATTCGGAACTCAGCGAGATCGCCGAGGACGACGCCCAGGCACGCGAGGCGGCGAAGAAGGACTGGGAAGGGCGCCACAGCAAGGTGCTCGAGGCGGGCGGCCTGCACATCATCGGGACGGAGCGCCACGAGTCTCGCCGTATCGACAATCAGCTACGTGGCCGTTCGGGGCGTCAGGGCGACCCGGGCTCGAGCCGCTTCTTCCTGTCTATGGAAGATAGCCTGATGAGAATATTCGGTAACCCTGAGCGTACGCAGGGCTTGCTGAAGACCGTCGGCATGAAGCCGGGCGAGGCGATCGAATCGAAGATGCTGAGCGGGCAGATCGAGCGAGCCCAGCGCAAGGTGGAAGCGCACAACTTCGACATGCGTAAGGCGCTGCTCGAGTACGACGACGTTGCCAACGAGCAGCGTAAGGTCGTGTACAGCCAGCGCGGCGAGTTGATGAGTGCCGAGGAGATCGAGGACGCGGTTCACGGCATTCGCGAGGAGGTCGTCAATCGGGAGATCGACAACTTCATTCCGCGAGGCAGTGTGGAAGAGCAGTGGGACATCAGCGGTCTCGCGCACATGCTCGAAAGCGATTTCGGCGCCAAGCTCGAGCTCCAGCAATGGCTCGATACGGACGACGACCTCAACGAGGACGGCCTGCGCGCGAAGATCCTCCAGTCCCTCGACGATCGTTACGCCGAGAAGGTGGAACGCTACGGGGCGGAGATCGTGCGCCGGGTCGAGGCGACCGTGATGCTCGGCATCCTCGATCAGTACTGGAAGGAACACCTCGCGGCGATGGACTACCTGCGCCAGGGTATCGGCCTTCGCAGCTACGCGCAGAAGAACCCGAAGCAGGAGTACAAGCGCGAGGCCTTCGAGATGTTCTCGGACATGCTCGAGCGGGTGAAGACCGAGGTCACCAAGCGCTTGTGCATGTTCGAGCTGCGCACCGAGGCCGATCCCCAGACTCTCGAGCGCCAGCGCGAGGCGGCCGCGAAGGCCCAACTCGCCCAGGCCCGTGCCGCCCAGGAGGCGGCGCCCGGCACCGGCCCTGCGGCCCCCGGTCAGGCACCGTCGCCCGCGCGCGCTGCCGGTGGCGGCGGCGGCCCCGCGCCTGCGGCGGCTGCGGCTTCGCCCGTGATGCGGTCCGAGCGCAAGGTGGGACGCAACGAGCCCTGCCCGTGCGGGTCGGGCAAGAAGTTCAAGCAGTGCCATGGCAAGCTCTCCTAA
- the yacG gene encoding DNA gyrase inhibitor YacG, which translates to MAPTLVSCPTCENQVEWSDGSPYRPFCSRRCKLIDLGEWFEENHRIAGDPALDEDGVPLPPTQGPHGD; encoded by the coding sequence ATGGCACCCACCCTGGTCAGCTGCCCGACCTGCGAGAACCAAGTGGAGTGGAGCGACGGCTCTCCCTATCGCCCCTTTTGCAGCCGTCGCTGCAAGCTCATCGACCTCGGCGAGTGGTTCGAGGAGAACCATCGCATCGCCGGCGATCCGGCCCTGGATGAGGACGGGGTGCCGCTCCCGCCCACCCAAGGTCCCCACGGCGACTGA
- the ftsZ gene encoding cell division protein FtsZ produces the protein MFELVDGVNHGAVIKVIGVGGCGGNAVDHMVERGIEGVDFISINTDAQALKGNSARTTIQVGSSITKGLGAGANPDAGKEAALEDRDRLQDVIEGSDMLFITAGMGGGTGTGAAPVVAQVARELGVLTVAVVTKPFGLEGSKRTRIAEQGILELGKYCDSLITVPNEKLLAVLGAQTSLKDAFAAANQVLQGAVQGIAELITRPGVINVDFADVRTVMHETGQAMMGTGEATGEHRAREAAETAISSPLLEDVDLAGANGILVNTTASDSLALGEFQEVGDAVKDIAADEATVVVGTAFDPDLEDKIRVTVVATGIGRAQAPELVKQPKLTTVHRRVSGEIDYGRYDQPTAHRGRDRGRDEEEVSTAAAPGVASPRRGASGGAGGELPDTLNVPAFLRRQAD, from the coding sequence ATGTTCGAGTTAGTAGATGGCGTCAACCATGGCGCAGTAATCAAGGTGATCGGCGTGGGCGGCTGCGGCGGCAATGCGGTCGATCACATGGTGGAGCGCGGCATCGAGGGTGTCGACTTCATCTCCATCAACACCGATGCGCAGGCGCTCAAGGGCAACAGCGCGCGGACCACGATCCAGGTGGGCTCCAGCATCACCAAGGGGCTGGGTGCCGGGGCTAACCCCGACGCTGGCAAGGAGGCCGCCCTCGAGGATCGCGATCGTCTGCAGGACGTGATCGAGGGCAGTGACATGCTGTTCATCACGGCCGGCATGGGTGGTGGAACAGGCACGGGGGCTGCACCGGTGGTGGCGCAGGTGGCGCGCGAACTCGGCGTGCTGACCGTGGCCGTGGTGACCAAGCCCTTCGGCCTCGAGGGTTCCAAGCGCACGCGGATCGCCGAGCAGGGCATCCTGGAGCTCGGTAAGTACTGCGACTCGCTGATCACGGTGCCCAACGAGAAGCTGCTCGCCGTCCTCGGCGCTCAGACCAGCCTAAAGGATGCCTTCGCTGCGGCGAATCAGGTGCTGCAAGGCGCTGTGCAGGGGATCGCCGAGCTGATCACCCGGCCCGGCGTGATTAACGTCGACTTCGCCGACGTGCGCACGGTCATGCACGAGACTGGCCAGGCGATGATGGGTACCGGTGAGGCCACGGGCGAGCATCGCGCACGCGAGGCCGCGGAGACCGCCATCTCCAGCCCGCTGCTGGAGGATGTCGATCTGGCTGGCGCCAACGGCATCCTGGTGAACACCACGGCCAGCGACTCCCTCGCCCTGGGTGAATTCCAGGAGGTGGGTGATGCGGTCAAGGACATTGCTGCCGACGAGGCCACCGTGGTGGTGGGTACGGCCTTCGACCCGGATCTCGAGGACAAGATCCGTGTCACCGTGGTGGCCACGGGCATCGGCCGCGCGCAAGCGCCCGAGCTGGTCAAGCAGCCCAAGCTGACCACCGTGCATCGTCGGGTGAGCGGCGAGATCGACTACGGTCGCTACGACCAGCCGACCGCACACCGCGGACGCGATCGCGGTCGCGATGAAGAAGAGGTCTCGACGGCCGCTGCTCCGGGTGTTGCGTCACCGCGACGTGGCGCAAGCGGCGGCGCCGGTGGCGAACTTCCAGATACCCTCAACGTGCCGGCGTTCCTGCGGCGACAGGCCGATTGA
- a CDS encoding M23 family metallopeptidase has protein sequence MNLLVLANRNNGVRSLRISASQVYAAVAIFAVAVGLAGFAAGAGVGWGLKVRAERQVDVLEAQVAYQTVALDALEQSLDNNMEALVARVGSLSAHVTRLDALGQRLTTMAELEDGEFNFAAAPAMGGPEAVDGDYLTSIVTSDEVFSEVLTLERQLDDRRRQLQALESMLLTRTVAQRVEPAGWPVEGGWISSAYGRRTDPINNTRAWHAGLDFAGTEGMPIKAVADGVVTWSARRYGYGYLVELTHGNGLVTRYAHNSDNLVAVGDRVTKGQVIAKMGSTGRATGPNLHFEVLRNGRTVNPISFVKAGAR, from the coding sequence ATGAACCTGCTTGTCCTTGCCAATCGCAACAATGGCGTGCGCAGCCTGCGCATCAGCGCGTCCCAGGTGTACGCGGCCGTCGCTATTTTCGCCGTCGCCGTCGGGCTCGCCGGGTTCGCCGCCGGCGCCGGCGTCGGCTGGGGTCTTAAGGTACGTGCGGAGCGCCAGGTGGACGTGCTGGAGGCGCAGGTCGCCTACCAGACAGTGGCCCTGGACGCCCTCGAGCAGTCCCTCGATAACAACATGGAAGCGCTGGTGGCGCGGGTCGGATCCCTCTCCGCACACGTCACCCGTTTGGATGCCCTCGGGCAGCGCCTGACCACCATGGCAGAACTCGAAGACGGTGAGTTCAACTTCGCCGCCGCCCCCGCCATGGGTGGCCCGGAAGCCGTCGACGGCGACTACCTCACCTCCATCGTGACCAGCGATGAGGTGTTCTCGGAAGTCCTCACTCTGGAGCGCCAACTCGACGATCGCCGTCGCCAGTTGCAGGCCCTGGAGAGCATGCTGCTGACGCGCACGGTGGCGCAGCGTGTCGAGCCCGCTGGTTGGCCCGTGGAGGGCGGCTGGATCAGCTCCGCTTACGGTCGCCGCACGGACCCGATCAACAACACCCGCGCCTGGCACGCAGGGCTCGACTTCGCCGGCACCGAGGGTATGCCGATCAAGGCGGTCGCCGACGGCGTCGTCACCTGGTCCGCCCGCCGCTACGGCTACGGCTACCTGGTGGAGCTCACCCACGGCAACGGCCTGGTCACGCGCTACGCGCACAACAGCGACAACCTGGTGGCCGTCGGTGACCGGGTAACCAAGGGCCAGGTGATCGCGAAGATGGGCTCGACGGGACGGGCCACCGGCCCCAACCTGCATTTCGAGGTCCTGCGCAACGGTCGCACGGTCAACCCCATCTCCTTCGTGAAGGCCGGCGCCCGCTAG
- a CDS encoding Nudix family hydrolase, translating into MSAARSTITVVAAVLRDGEGRVLLAERPAGKEMAGKWELPGGKVQAGESLHGALARELDEELGVRTLSSRPLLQLAHDYPERRVILHAREALHAGQPQSREGQSLRWVDLADEAAFATLDLLEADGPIVTAMGLPARYLITPPQLSAQEVGTFLHRAADAGIRLVQLRQPHADSAALGSLCAAFEQALGERARAGEVTPSWLLGGDPAQTVPLAEAHGALAGLHLPARFLGQLPRLRGLADERGWRLMCSCHDPDELATAAAHGADAAVLGPVLPTPSHPEAEPLGWARFAEWLIDLPLPVFAIGGMHEALLSTAWEAGAQGVAGIRGLAETTA; encoded by the coding sequence GTGAGCGCGGCGCGCAGTACCATTACGGTGGTCGCCGCCGTCCTACGCGACGGTGAGGGCAGGGTGCTGCTGGCCGAGCGTCCCGCCGGCAAGGAAATGGCGGGAAAGTGGGAGCTCCCCGGCGGCAAGGTGCAGGCCGGCGAGTCGCTCCACGGGGCGCTGGCCCGTGAGCTCGACGAAGAGTTGGGCGTGCGCACCTTATCCAGCCGCCCCCTGCTGCAACTGGCCCACGACTACCCCGAACGCCGCGTCATCCTGCACGCGCGCGAAGCGCTCCATGCGGGCCAGCCCCAATCGCGGGAAGGTCAATCGTTGCGTTGGGTGGACTTGGCCGATGAGGCCGCCTTCGCCACCCTCGATCTGCTGGAGGCGGACGGCCCGATCGTCACCGCTATGGGGCTTCCGGCCCGGTACCTGATCACGCCGCCGCAACTGTCTGCGCAGGAGGTGGGTACCTTTCTGCACCGGGCTGCCGACGCCGGTATTCGCCTGGTGCAACTGCGACAGCCCCACGCCGACTCGGCCGCGCTGGGTAGTCTGTGCGCCGCCTTCGAGCAGGCGCTCGGCGAACGCGCGCGAGCGGGTGAGGTGACCCCATCGTGGCTGCTCGGCGGTGACCCGGCACAAACGGTTCCGTTAGCTGAGGCTCATGGCGCCCTGGCCGGCCTTCACCTGCCCGCCCGTTTCCTGGGCCAGCTGCCCCGGCTGCGTGGGCTCGCGGACGAGCGCGGATGGCGGCTGATGTGCTCCTGCCACGACCCTGACGAGCTCGCCACCGCCGCCGCCCACGGGGCGGACGCCGCGGTGCTCGGCCCCGTTTTGCCCACACCCAGTCACCCGGAGGCCGAGCCGCTGGGATGGGCGCGCTTCGCCGAGTGGTTGATCGACCTGCCGCTGCCCGTTTTCGCCATCGGCGGGATGCACGAGGCGCTGCTCAGCACCGCCTGGGAGGCCGGTGCGCAAGGGGTGGCGGGGATACGCGGCTTGGCGGAGACGACCGCCTAA
- the ftsA gene encoding cell division protein FtsA has protein sequence MGRKADQNTIVGLDIGTSKVVAIVAECLPDGAGIEVIGIGSHPSRGLKKGVVVNIESTVQSIQRAVEEAELMAGCEITSVYAGIAGSHVRSLNSHGIVAIRDKEVTAGDVDRVIDAARAVAIPADQRILHILPQEFVIDQQEGIREPIGMSGVRLESKVHIVSGAESAAQNIIKCVQRCGLAVDDIVLEQLASSYSVLTEDEKDLGVCMIDIGGGTTDIAVFAGGAIQHTAVIPIAGDQVTNDIAVSMRTPTHSAEEIKIRYACALSQLANPDETIEVPSVGERPPRRLARQTLAEIVEPRYEELYLLIRDELRRSGFEELIAAGIVVTGGTSKMEGAVELAEEVFHMPVRLGVPQNVEGLADVVRNPIHATGVGLLLYGYENRSRAAERPPMNGGLGEIWERMKAWFQGNL, from the coding sequence ATGGGACGGAAAGCTGATCAGAACACCATCGTCGGGCTGGATATCGGCACCTCCAAGGTGGTGGCGATCGTCGCCGAGTGCCTGCCCGACGGCGCCGGTATCGAGGTGATCGGTATCGGCTCGCACCCCTCGCGGGGCTTGAAGAAGGGCGTGGTGGTGAACATCGAGTCGACGGTGCAGTCGATTCAGCGCGCGGTGGAGGAGGCGGAGCTCATGGCGGGCTGTGAGATCACCTCCGTGTACGCCGGCATCGCCGGCAGCCATGTGCGCAGCCTCAACTCCCACGGCATCGTGGCCATACGCGACAAGGAGGTCACGGCCGGGGATGTGGATCGGGTGATCGACGCCGCGCGCGCCGTCGCCATCCCCGCGGATCAACGGATCCTGCACATCCTGCCGCAGGAGTTCGTGATCGATCAGCAGGAGGGTATCCGCGAGCCCATCGGCATGTCCGGGGTGCGCCTCGAGTCGAAGGTGCACATCGTGAGCGGCGCCGAGAGCGCGGCCCAGAACATCATCAAGTGCGTGCAGCGTTGCGGCCTGGCCGTCGACGACATCGTGCTCGAGCAACTGGCCTCCAGCTACTCCGTGCTCACGGAAGATGAGAAGGACCTCGGCGTCTGCATGATCGACATCGGCGGCGGCACCACGGACATCGCGGTCTTTGCCGGCGGTGCCATCCAGCATACGGCGGTGATTCCCATCGCCGGCGATCAGGTGACCAACGATATCGCTGTGTCCATGCGTACGCCGACCCACTCGGCGGAAGAGATCAAGATCCGCTACGCCTGCGCCCTGTCCCAGCTCGCCAATCCGGACGAGACCATCGAGGTGCCGAGCGTGGGCGAGCGGCCGCCGCGGCGCCTGGCGCGCCAGACCCTGGCGGAAATCGTGGAGCCCCGCTACGAGGAGCTCTACCTGTTGATTCGCGACGAGCTTCGGCGCAGCGGTTTCGAGGAGCTGATCGCCGCGGGCATCGTCGTTACCGGCGGCACCTCGAAGATGGAGGGCGCGGTGGAGTTGGCCGAGGAGGTATTCCACATGCCCGTGCGCCTCGGTGTGCCGCAAAACGTTGAAGGACTCGCCGACGTGGTACGCAACCCCATCCACGCCACGGGCGTGGGGCTACTGCTGTACGGCTATGAAAATCGTTCACGGGCGGCGGAGCGACCGCCCATGAACGGGGGACTTGGGGAAATCTGGGAGCGCATGAAAGCGTGGTTTCAGGGCAACCTTTGA
- the lpxC gene encoding UDP-3-O-acyl-N-acetylglucosamine deacetylase: MLRQRTLNNSIRATGVGLHSGKQVLMTLRPAPENTGILFRRVDLDPVVEIPARAEFVTRTDLNTTLTLGDASVYTVEHLLSAFAGLGIDNAYVDLTDEEVPIMDGSAGPFVFLLQSAGVTEQSVVKRFIRILRTVRVEDGDRWAQFEPYDGFRVDFEIGFEHPSFKRRSQKASIDFSTSSYLREISRARTFGFMRDIEMLRKRNLTLGGTMDNAIVLDEHRVLNEDGLRYEDEFVKHKILDAIGDLYLLGRSPIGAFRGHKSGHFLNSCLMQALLEQPDAWEEVSFEDEAAAPPAFARAAAV; encoded by the coding sequence ATGCTCAGGCAACGTACGCTCAACAACTCGATTCGCGCGACCGGTGTAGGCTTACACTCCGGCAAGCAGGTACTCATGACCTTGCGTCCCGCGCCGGAGAACACGGGGATCCTGTTTCGCCGCGTCGATCTGGATCCGGTGGTGGAGATTCCGGCCCGCGCCGAGTTCGTCACGCGAACGGACCTGAACACCACGCTCACCCTGGGCGATGCCAGTGTCTACACGGTCGAACATCTGCTCTCCGCCTTCGCCGGCCTCGGCATCGACAACGCCTACGTCGACCTGACCGATGAAGAAGTCCCCATCATGGACGGCAGTGCAGGCCCCTTCGTCTTCCTGCTGCAGTCCGCGGGGGTGACCGAGCAGTCGGTGGTGAAGCGATTCATTCGCATCCTGCGCACGGTGCGCGTGGAGGACGGGGATCGTTGGGCGCAGTTCGAGCCCTACGACGGTTTCCGGGTCGACTTCGAGATCGGCTTCGAACATCCCTCCTTCAAGCGCCGCTCACAGAAAGCATCGATCGATTTCTCCACCAGCTCCTACCTGCGTGAGATCAGTCGCGCGCGCACCTTCGGGTTCATGCGCGACATCGAGATGCTGCGCAAGCGCAACCTCACCCTGGGCGGGACGATGGATAACGCCATCGTGCTCGACGAGCATCGGGTGCTGAATGAAGACGGCCTGCGATACGAAGACGAGTTCGTCAAACATAAGATCCTCGACGCCATCGGCGATCTCTACCTCTTGGGTCGCAGCCCCATCGGCGCCTTCCGAGGCCACAAGTCCGGCCATTTCTTGAACAGCTGCCTCATGCAAGCGCTGTTGGAGCAGCCGGACGCCTGGGAGGAGGTCAGCTTCGAGGATGAGGCGGCAGCACCGCCGGCCTTCGCGCGCGCCGCGGCGGTTTAA